One window from the genome of Macadamia integrifolia cultivar HAES 741 unplaced genomic scaffold, SCU_Mint_v3 scaffold512, whole genome shotgun sequence encodes:
- the LOC122068974 gene encoding pentatricopeptide repeat-containing protein At3g02650, mitochondrial-like, whose protein sequence is MRFRAGALLYKSSSRLAPSLQNVVPLKTLPVIRSASPHFSNWICKTKPLHQNPRFFSLDSASNGPDSSDEAHDSLDVSSSTDRDGVLHEKTSFVSQESVSTSVLLNEKASFVSHELDASLEIFEDGTDKEVVQGEDQGFSSYETADGDDQMSSLVSEESVEETIAEIPEIDLEQLENVVSVLQSTLEEPLESRLEKMDLTVNEEFVIRVLQTPLILGENLIEFFKWAWKRTEFSIGTRVVYTLVRVVSASVRKRDAYAVWDLAKEIGEKENAILSTDILNELIHLFRKLGKGKAGLEVFNKFAEFGCDPNADSYYFTIYTLCCRSFYDWAWSVCEKMLSTGNLPDSEKVGKIICCFCKGSRAKDAHLVYMMAKEKNKCPPRSSVNFLINSLCGEDETVQLAAELLQDFSGEERKFAINPFSAVVRGQCRIKEVKAAKGLLFKMIDEGPIPGNAVFNSVIGVLSKAREMEEAMELLKVMETRGLRPDVYTYNVIMTGYVQGGHMEEACKVLSEAKKKHSKLTPVTYHTLIRGYCKLEEFDKALKLLSEMKEFGVQPNLDEYNKLIQSLCLKALDWKTSEKLLEEMKHKGLFLSGITRGLIRATKELAEEEL, encoded by the coding sequence ATGAGATTCAGAGCTGGTGCTTTGCTCTACAAAAGTTCAAGCCGCTTAGCTCCTTCGCTTCAAAATGTGGTGCCATTGAAAACCCTGCCTGTAATTCGTTCTGCATCTCCACATTTCTCAAATTGGATCTGCAAAACTAAACCCCTTCATCAAAATCCTAGGTTTTTCTCTCTTGATTCAGCTTCTAATGGTCCTGACTCCAGTGACGAAGCTCATGATTCATTAGATGTCTCCTCATCCACTGACAGAGATGGTgttcttcatgaaaaaactAGTTTTGTTTCGCAAGAGTCGGTGTCTACCTCAGTCCTTCTTAACGAGAAGGCTAGTTTTGTTTCTCATGAATTGGATGCTTCTTTGGAGATCTTCGAAGATGGCACCGATAAAGAGGTTGTTCAAGGTGAAGACCAAGGCTTTTCCTCATACGAGACTGCTGATGGTGATGATCAAATGAGCAGTCTTGTCTCAGAAGAATCTGTAGAAGAAACCATAGCCGAAATTCCGGAGATTGATCTGGAACAGCTCGAGAATGTTGTATCTGTTCTTCAAAGTACTTTGGAGGAACCTTTAGAGTCACGCCTGGAGAAGATGGATTTAACAGTAAATGAAGAGTTTGTCATCAGAGTACTTCAGACACCACTTATATTGGGTGAGAATTTAATTGAATTTTTCAAATGGGCGTGGAAAAGAACTGAATTTTCTATCGGTACTCGTGTTGTTTATACCCTTGTTCGAGTGGTCAGTGCTAGTGTGAGGAAGAGAGATGCCTACGCTGTGTGGGATTTGGCCAAGGAGATTGGAGAGAAGGAGAATGCTATATTGAGCACTGATATTCTTAATGAGTTGATCCATCTGTTCCGGAAGTTGGGCAAGGGAAAGGCTGGTCTAGAAGTTTTTAACAAGTTTGCAGAATTTGGTTGTGATCCAAATGCAGATTCTTACTATTTTACTATTTACACACTTTGTTGCCGGTCATTCTATGATTGGGCCTGGTCTGTCTGTGAGAAGATGCTCAGCACTGGAAACTTGCCTGATTCTGAGAAGGTTGGTAAGATCATCTGTTGTTTCTGTAAAGGAAGTAGGGCTAAAGATGCACATTTGGTTTATATGATGGCAAAGGAGAAGAACAAATGTCCACCTCGATCTTCTGTTAATTTTCTGATCAATTCCCTATGTGGAGAGGATGAAACTGTTCAGTTAGCGGCTGAGTTACTACAAGATTTTTCAGGAGAAGAGCGTAAGTTCGCAATTAATCCATTTTCAGCTGTTGTTCGTGGTCAGTGTAGGATTAAAGAAGTGAAAGCGGCAAAGGGCTTGCTATTTAAGATGATTGATGAAGGACCAATTCCTGGGAATGCAGTGTTCAATTCAGTCATTGGTGTGCTTTCTAAAGCCAGGGAAATGGAGGAGGCCATGGAGCTGTTGAAAGTGATGGAGACTAGGGGGCTAAGACCTGATGTGTATACTTATAATGTGATTATGACTGGTTATGTACAGGGTGGTCATATGGAAGAAGCATGTAAAGTTCTATCAGAAGCGAAAAAGAAGCATTCCAAGCTGACCCCTGTTACTTACCATACACTAATCCGTGGGTATTGCAAACTTGAGGAATTTGATAAGGCCCTGAAGTTGCTGAGTGAGATGAAGGAATTTGGTGTCCAGCCAAATCTTGATGAGTATAATAAGTTGATTCAGTCTCTTTGCCTCAAGGCTTTAGACTGGAAGACATCAGAGAAGctcttggaagaaatgaaacaTAAGGGCTTGTTTCTTAGTGGGATCACTAGGGGTCTTATAAGGGCAACAAAGGAATTAGCAGAGGAGGAATTGTAA